In a genomic window of Chrysemys picta bellii isolate R12L10 chromosome 1, ASM1138683v2, whole genome shotgun sequence:
- the LOC103306896 gene encoding olfactory receptor 52P1-like: MAAFNLSPSGPSTFILAGISGLEAAHMWISIPFSVFYIIGLLGNFMVLFVVGKEQTLHKPMYLLLCMLALTDIATSTSVVPKALCIFWFNLKGITVGGCLTQMFFLHAVSVMQSAILVAMAFDRYIAICNPLRYETILTNARIAKLGLLGLIRAVLFVLPLPLLLSRQPFCANHIIPHTYCEHMAVAKMSCGDITVNRTYGLVVTFVVLGLDLLLVAFSYSLITRVLLRISSKKAHQKALNTCTAHICVMLMSCTFFLFSTVTHRFGQGIAPHVHIILANLHFLVPPMLNPIIYGVKTKELRDKMGKYTCRR, translated from the coding sequence ATGGCAGCTTTCAACCTCTCCCCCTCTGGCCCTTCAACATTCATCCTTGCTGGCATCTCTGGTCTGGAAGCTGCTCACATGtggatttccatccctttctctgTATTCTACATTATCGGCCTGTTGGGAAATTTCATGGTTCTGTTTGTTGTAGGcaaagagcagaccctgcacaagccgATGTACCTTCTTCTCTGCATGCTGGCGCTCACAGACATTGCCACGTCCACCTCAGTCGTGCCGaaggcactgtgtatattttggttcaatttgaaaGGGATTACTGTGGgtggctgcctcacccagatgttcttTCTTCATGCGGTTTCTGTTATGCAGTCAGCCATCCTAGTGGCAATGGCCTTTGATCGCTACATTGCCATATGTAACCCTCTGAGATATGAAACCATCCTCACCAACGCACGAATAGCTAAGCTAGGGCTTTTGGGTTTGATAAGAGCTGTTCTCTTcgttctgcccctgcccctgctcctgagcaGGCAGCCATTCTGTGCCAACCACATTATCCCCCACACGTACTGCGAGCACATGGCTGTGGCAAAGATGTCATGTGGGGATATCACAGTCAACAGGACGTATGGCTTGGTGGTCACATTTGTAGTCTTAGGGTTAGACCTGTTGCTCGTTGCCTTCTCCTATAGTCTGATCACCAGGGTCCTCCTCAGAATCTCCTCCAAGAAAGCTCATCAGAAAGCCCtcaacacctgcacagcccacatctgtgTCATGCTGATGTCTTGtactttcttcctcttctccacTGTAACACACCGCTTCGGTCAAGGCATCGCTCCTCATGTTCACATCATCTTGGCCAACCTCCACTTCCTCGTCCCCCCCATGCTCAACCCTATCATTTATGGggtcaaaaccaaagagcttcGTGACAAAATGGGCAAATATACCTGCAGAAGATGA
- the LOC101941456 gene encoding olfactory receptor 52R1-like, whose translation MSDSNKTDFTNPSTFILVGIPGLEAAHVWISIPFCAMYTIAVLGNFIILFIVKTEPSLHGPMYYFLCMLAVTDLVLTTSTLPKTLSIYWFNSREIDFSACLSQLYFIHCFLLIESGIFVAMAFDRYVAICHPLRHSTILTNSMVAKIGLAVVFRGGILILPYPFLVRQWPYCRTNIIPHTHCEHIAVVNLACADTRVSSYYGLFVVFCVRGLDMIFIAVSYTHILKAIFSLPTKDARLKALGTCSSHLCAILSFYIPGLFSSLTHRYGHNVPLHFHVLIANVYLLVPPMLNPIIYGVRTKQIRDRLLRLFTHKGT comes from the coding sequence atgtcagattccaacaaaactgacttcaccaacccctccaccttcatcctagTGGgtattcctggcctggaggcggcccatgtctggatctccatccccttttgTGCCATGTACACCATAGCTGTCTTGGGGAACTTCATcatcctgttcatcgtgaagaCAGAACCAagcctccatgggcccatgtactatttcctctgcatgctggccgtcaCTGACCTGGTCCTgactacatccaccctgcccAAAACACTGAGCATCtactggttcaattccagggagattgatttcagtgcctgcctctcccagctgtacttcattcactgcttctTATTGATAGAGTCAGGGATCTTTGTGGctatggcttttgatcgctacgtggccatttgccatcccctgagacattccaccatcctgacaaactCCATGGTTGCCAAGATTGGCCTGGCTGTGGTGTTTCGCGGCGGCATCCTCATACTGCCTTATCCCTTTCTGGTGAGGcaatggccatattgcagaaccaacatcatcccccacacCCACTGCGAGCACATAGCCGTGGTGAATCTGGCCTGCGCCGACACCCGTGTCAGTAGTTACTACGGCCTCTTTGTGGTATTCTGTGTGAGGGGTCTGGATATGATTTTTATTGCTGTGTCCTACACTCATATCCTCAaggccatcttcagcctccccacaaaggacgcccggctcaaggctttggggacctgcagctcccacctctgtgccatcTTATCCTTTTACATCCCaggtctcttctcctccctcacgCACCGGTATGGCCACAATGTGCCCCTGCATTTCCACGTTCTCATTGCCAACGTGTacctcctggtgccccccatgctcaaccccatcatctatggggtgaggaccaaacagatccgggacaggctgctccggctctttactcataaagggacttaa
- the LOC101942259 gene encoding olfactory receptor 52N2-like, which translates to MAAFNLTSSGPSTFILMGIPGLETAHVWVSIPFFMCYIISLLGNFMLLFVVGKEQTLHKPMYLLLCMLALTDITTSTSVVPRALCIFWFNLKGITMGGCLIQMFFLHAVSVMQSAVLVTMAFDRYIAICNPLRYSTILTNARVAKLGLLGLIRAVLFILPLPLLLSRHPFCANLIIPHMYCDHMAVAKMSCGDITVNRMYGLVIAFVVIGLDLLLVALSYGLIIRAVLRISSKKAHQKALNTCTAHICVMLMSCTLLLFSTLTHRFGQGIATHIHIILATLYFLIPPMFNPIIYGVKTKELREKVSKYTYRR; encoded by the coding sequence ATGGCAGCTTTCAACCTCACCTCTTCTGGTCCTTCAACATTCATCCTAATGGGCATCCCTGGCCTGGAAACTGCCCACGTCTGGGTTTCCATCCCTTTCTTTATGTGTTACATCATCAGCCTGTTGGGAAATTTCATGCTTCTGTTTGTTGTAGGcaaagagcagaccctgcacaagccgatgtacctgctgctctgcatgctggcgcTCACAGACATCACCACTTCTACGTCCGTTGTACCAAGGGCACTttgtatattttggttcaatttgaaaGGAATTACTATGGGTGGCTGCCTCATCCAGATGTTCTTCCTTCATGCAGTTTCTGTTATGCAGTCAGCTGTTCTCGTGACAATGGCCTTTGATCGCTACATTGCCATATGTAATCCTCTGAGATATTCCACCATCCTCACCAATGCACGAGTAGCTAAGTTAGGACTTTTGGGTTTGATAAgagctgttctcttcattctgcccttgcccctgctcctgaGTAGGCATCCATTCTGTGCCAACCTTATTATCCCCCATATGTACTGTGACCACATGGCTGTGGCGAAGATGTCATGTGGGGACATTACAGTCAACAGGATGTATGGCTTGGTGATAGCATTTGTAGTCATTGGTTTAGACCTGTTGCTCGTTGCCCTGTCCTATGGTCTGATCATCAGGGCCGTCCTCAGAATCTCCTCCAAGAAAGCCCACCAGAAAGCCCTCAACACCTGCACAGCGCACATCTGTGTGATGCTCATGTCTTGTACTCTCTTGCTGTTCTCCACTCTGACACACCGGTTTGGTCAAGGCATAGCTACTCACATTCACATCATCTTGGCCACCCTGTACTTCCTCATCCCCCCCATGTTCAACCCTATCATTTATGGTgtcaaaaccaaagagcttcGTGAGAAAGTGAGCAAATACACCTACAGAAGGTGA